In Priestia megaterium NBRC 15308 = ATCC 14581, the following proteins share a genomic window:
- a CDS encoding LiaF transmembrane domain-containing protein gives MKKQSMFFGVLLVGFGIFFLLNELHMSIAAKVYTWPVLLILIGAALLTESALSQDHSNLLASYILITLGIHFYVSEQIPFWPTNISMVVFMVAISFLLSARKAKSGFFQGGTLLIIAILMMFSDRLKLFLPKVEDGVNYLTTFWPILLLLVGLYLLFFKRK, from the coding sequence ATGAAAAAGCAATCAATGTTTTTTGGTGTCTTACTAGTTGGATTTGGAATCTTTTTCTTACTGAATGAACTACATATGAGCATTGCAGCAAAGGTATACACGTGGCCTGTACTGTTAATTTTAATAGGAGCAGCCCTGTTAACTGAGTCTGCTTTATCTCAAGATCATTCAAACTTGCTTGCAAGCTACATATTAATCACTTTAGGTATTCATTTCTATGTAAGTGAACAAATTCCCTTTTGGCCTACGAATATTAGCATGGTCGTTTTTATGGTGGCCATTAGCTTTTTACTTAGTGCTAGAAAAGCCAAATCAGGCTTTTTCCAAGGCGGCACCCTTTTAATTATTGCCATTTTAATGATGTTTTCAGACCGTCTTAAACTATTTTTGCCAAAAGTTGAAGACGGCGTAAATTATTTAACAACCTTCTGGCCTATTTTATTGTTACTAGTTGGGCTATATTTATTATTTTTCAAACGAAAGTAA
- the hemA gene encoding glutamyl-tRNA reductase, with protein MHIIAVGLNFRTAPVEIREKLSFNEQELASAMKTLSGQKSILENIIVSTCNRTEIYAVVDQLHTGRYYVKAFLAEWFGIDKEEFSPYLTIYENDGAIEHLYRVACGLDSMVIGETQILGQVRSSFLLAQEEETIGTVFNQLFKQAVTLAKKAHHETEIGANAVSVSYAAVELAKKIFGDLSSKHVLILGAGKMGQLAVQNLYGSGAKKVTVVNRTFEKAQELANRFSGEAKPFADLQHALSEADILISSTGANDYVVTKQMMSEAERTRKGRPLFMVDIAVPRDLDPELDELETVFLYDIDDLNGIVETNLQERQKAADEIEIMLEAEIVAFKSWLGTLGVVPVISALRQKALTIQAETMKSIDRKLPDLSERERKVLNKHTKSIINQLLRDPILYAKELAGEKHAEESLELFMKIFNIEQEVALQKEKEEQLHTSITSHSVAYQS; from the coding sequence ATGCATATTATAGCAGTCGGCTTAAACTTTCGAACAGCCCCTGTTGAAATAAGAGAAAAGCTTAGTTTTAATGAGCAAGAACTAGCATCTGCCATGAAAACGTTAAGCGGCCAAAAAAGTATTTTGGAAAACATCATTGTTTCAACATGCAATCGTACGGAAATTTATGCTGTTGTTGATCAATTACACACGGGCCGTTATTATGTAAAAGCATTTTTAGCTGAATGGTTCGGAATAGATAAAGAAGAGTTTTCGCCTTATTTAACCATCTATGAAAATGATGGAGCCATCGAACATTTATACCGAGTAGCATGTGGATTAGATTCAATGGTGATTGGTGAAACACAAATTCTTGGACAAGTGCGTTCAAGCTTTTTGCTTGCTCAAGAAGAAGAAACAATTGGAACGGTTTTTAATCAGCTGTTTAAACAAGCTGTGACATTAGCCAAAAAAGCTCATCATGAAACAGAAATTGGTGCAAATGCAGTTTCTGTCAGCTATGCAGCCGTAGAGCTTGCTAAAAAGATTTTTGGAGATTTATCGTCCAAACATGTGTTGATTCTTGGTGCGGGAAAAATGGGTCAGCTTGCCGTACAGAATTTATATGGCAGCGGAGCTAAAAAAGTAACGGTAGTGAATCGAACATTTGAAAAGGCACAAGAGCTAGCAAACCGTTTTTCTGGAGAAGCCAAACCATTTGCTGATCTTCAACATGCTTTAAGCGAAGCAGATATCTTAATTAGTTCAACAGGGGCTAATGACTATGTAGTAACGAAACAAATGATGAGTGAAGCCGAGCGTACGCGTAAAGGTCGTCCATTGTTTATGGTAGACATCGCCGTTCCACGTGACTTAGATCCAGAACTAGATGAGCTAGAGACGGTCTTTTTATATGATATCGACGATTTAAACGGGATTGTAGAAACCAATTTGCAAGAGCGTCAAAAAGCTGCGGATGAAATTGAAATTATGCTTGAAGCTGAAATTGTTGCTTTCAAGTCTTGGCTTGGTACATTAGGCGTTGTGCCTGTTATTTCTGCACTTCGTCAAAAAGCACTTACCATTCAAGCTGAAACGATGAAAAGCATTGATCGTAAGCTCCCAGATTTATCTGAGCGCGAGCGCAAAGTTTTAAATAAACATACAAAAAGTATAATTAATCAACTTCTTCGCGATCCAATTTTATACGCGAAAGAATTGGCTGGAGAGAAACATGCTGAAGAGTCTTTAGAGCTGTTCATGAAGATTTTTAATATTGAACAGGAAGTTGCTTTGCAAAAAGAAAAAGAAGAGCAGCTTCATACATCGATTACGTCTCATTCAGTAGCTTATCAGTCTTAA
- the yihA gene encoding ribosome biogenesis GTP-binding protein YihA/YsxC, with the protein MKVTQADIVISAVRPEQYPKENLPEFALAGRSNVGKSSFINKMLNRKSLARTSSKPGKTQTLNFFLINEILHFVDVPGYGFAKVSKKEREAWGKMIETYLTNREQLKAVLMIVDLRHAPSKDDVMMYEFLKHHDLPVMVIATKADKIPKGKWQKHLKVVRETLDLDPNDELIHFSSETGEGKDKAWKSLQYRMTH; encoded by the coding sequence ATGAAAGTAACTCAAGCCGATATTGTCATCAGTGCTGTACGCCCTGAACAATATCCTAAAGAAAACCTGCCAGAGTTTGCGTTAGCAGGCCGTTCAAATGTAGGAAAATCATCTTTTATTAATAAGATGCTCAATCGCAAAAGCTTAGCGCGTACGTCGTCTAAGCCTGGAAAAACTCAAACGCTTAACTTCTTTTTAATTAATGAAATCCTTCACTTTGTAGACGTACCTGGCTACGGATTTGCAAAAGTGTCTAAAAAAGAGCGTGAAGCATGGGGGAAAATGATTGAAACGTATTTAACAAATCGTGAGCAGCTTAAAGCTGTGTTAATGATTGTTGATCTACGCCATGCACCTTCAAAGGATGACGTTATGATGTATGAGTTTTTGAAGCACCATGACCTTCCCGTTATGGTTATCGCGACGAAAGCTGATAAAATTCCTAAAGGGAAATGGCAAAAGCACTTAAAAGTAGTGAGAGAAACGCTGGACTTGGATCCAAATGATGAATTAATTCATTTCTCATCTGAAACAGGTGAAGGAAAAGATAAAGCGTGGAAATCTTTGCAGTATCGCATGACTCACTAA